The Mytilus edulis chromosome 4, xbMytEdul2.2, whole genome shotgun sequence nucleotide sequence aataaataaaatgacaataatacataaataacaacagactactagcagttaactgacaagccagctacagacctcaattaaactgattgaaagattatgtcttcatcatatgaatatcaggtacaatccctcccgttaggggtttagtatcatactatcataaaatatatgagaagaacataacccgtgtcatgccaacaactgtttttttagaaataaatgtgtttagttccgatgcaaagaccctatcagtgaatcaatgttaaagccaaaatatgcaatctttaatgacctgacaacagtatcgtaactatatccccttttaataagtctatttaaaggttttgttagtttctgaggagaatactgacatttttgtgctttataaagaatatttccataaaattttggatgtgaaatacctgaacgtataagatgtctgcatgttgagttatatttacgatttatttccttataccggtgataaaatttagtaaatgttttgaccagtttgtgatatcgaaaaccctggtgtaataatttttcagtaatacataaatttctctcgctaaaatctaatacattgttacatacacgagcgaatcgtacaagttgagatatataaacaccataagatggtaacaagggaacgtcaccatctaaaaatggataattaacaataggaaatgaaaaatcatctcttttatcataaatttttgtattaagcttcccgtttatgatatagatatcaagatcgaggaaagggcagtggtcattgttatcattagctttatttaaagtaagttctacaggataaatttctttagtatacatactgaagtcgtcattatttagagccaatatatcatccaaatatctaaaagtattgttaaatttttgtatcaaatgttgttttgatgggtctttgctaattttagtcataaattgtaactcataacaatacaaaaacaggtccgcaataagtggtgcacagttagtccctattggaattccaataacttgacgatatacggaatctccaaagcgaacaaaaatgttatcaagtaaaaattcaagtgcataaatagtatcaaagcatgtccaattgacatagttcttttgtttattgctactaaaaaatgatctaaaagagtttgaacatatgtactcgcattccgactttttaaatgcccagttaattagggatgtgaatttttttttaataagaatatgaggtaaagtggtatatagggtagaaaaatcaaaactttgaacagattcaaaatcaccaatatatgcatgcaatttatcaagtacttccaacgagtttttgacactccaaaagtaattaattccactattttcaaaggccttatttgaacaatttattatcaggttttttattgtaccaagtgtactagtaagtaaaacagacaatttagtagttgaacaatggctggaagatgaaataaatctatatttgtaaggttttttgtgcagcttcggaagccagtacatagttgggactttcattgtgtttggttctgcttgtaaagaagtagctaaaagtttatgtttgttacagatgtcgttttctgaaaatgaagtcagttggaatgttggtgaattcgtgattttcttttgcagaacctctatataaaatttacgtcaaacaataatgatattattagcagctttatcagccgggacaaaaacaaattccttggctagttctgttagtttatttttgatacgcgaaatagggtttttatagtttttgttgagggtaaaatgttctttaaaatgttgtattcgaatatcaactatcttcattactgaattaaaaaaagagtccaaagattttttgtcagctttttcccgttttacccatttcaaacagtaggcgcggagtgagtcgttgatgatattacgacactcattccagttaatagttgacgggggacgatatttaggtcctttactgaggaatgattttaactctcggtcgcgaacgatgttaaggtctcctgttataacatgggaaattggtccataggtgtattctgaattactgcaattacacgacataggtgtattttcagtgatatttacatctttacacaattggctataattaaacacatattttcgggtagatttcttgtaaatataacaaatgagagggagttcagtattatcaaaatttcaaaggccttatttgaacaatttattatcaggttttttattgtaccaagtgtactagtaagtaaaacagacaatttagtagttgaacaatggctggaagatgaaataaatctatatttgtaaggttttttgtgcagcttcggaagccagtacatagttgggactttcattgtgtttggttctgcttgtaaagaagtagcttaaagtttatgtttgttacagatgtcgttttctgaaaatgaagtcagttggaatgttggtgaattcgtgatttccttttgcagaacctctatcaGACCGGAGATAACCCTTCACCTACATTACAGAAAATTGTTTTGATTCCaaggtaaataaaacaataaaactggTGATCGATATTGCCGTGCACGCGACCAAATATACGACATATGACTATACTGTCTATTCTTAGTTTTCACATGTTTATTCAAGTGTTTACAAATAGAACCAACATGAATAAATCAGTATATATCACACCATAAAATTAAATTAGCTAACTTATtggtttaaaattacaaaatttacagcATTGAAAAACCCATATTTCAAATTAGAATAAAATTGTTGCCACTTTTATAATGATACTTTAAAAGCATTTATTGGTAATGTATTCATCCAAAAACAAATACTTAAGATAAGTATTGCACACAGGTAAACACATTTGTATTTGAACTACCTTTTATAACTTCATGACTATTTCGTAAAAAGAATAGGACACTCACATTTTTGCTTGCCTCCCTTTTCAATAGCCTCCCCTGCCCAAAAAAATATGGGCGCACACAATATTTTCTCTTGTcttcattagactcatcagtgacgctcacatcaaaatatttataaagccaaacaagtacaaaattaaagagcattatgatccaaagttccaaaaagttgtgacaaatacggctaagttaatctatgcctgggataagactGTATGCTTTCTTTTATGACTTTTGATTATTTGTGTTCTTGGTTTGCTGTCTCAGTGATATACACCCCcacatctttgttttattcatactAAATACGAACGCCCTGTGACAATTGACAGACACTCTAACATCCCACCTTATATTTCAGATAAAACAATATGCATGTCTTTTAACCATTATTCACAACCTTTGTAATTCCCTAATACTAAATGTCTCGAGATAATAAAAATTTACCTTACAAATATTCTATAACTTTGTGTTTTCTCCTCTAATTAGCCATCTCCATCCCTAAGGAGTGCATTTAATAAAGTCACATTGTGTACGTCAATTAcaataagaatgtttaaaaataaataactctGAATGATTGACTATGTCATATTTACGAAGATGGCAGATTTTCTTCAGTTCTACACACAAATTAGGCATCTAAATTAAGTTTGTCAGGCaaagattattattatatacTTGTAAAGAGTGACATTATGTAATGTTTGCAGAGATAATATACCACAGATGTCATTGACGAGACTTTGAAAATAGCAAAGGAAAATAAGCTGCCATCtctaataaaaatattatataacatCAATGACTATATAGGGACCTTAAAAGTTGTAATATAGACAAAACTGTGCAATATAAACTGTCGGGACTACtttttttatcctaaatttgaaacaattagcacattactttgtcatttgtcgTCTGTGGCATTGAAACTTGATGGAAAATTCATcctaaataaactgacaacatgcAATGGATCAATTCAGTTACAAACTACATAAATGTTCATAGTCAAACTATATAAAAATGTTCTTTAATGTTCAAACCCCGGTCACTCCTTTTTGGATAGTGTGAACGGACGCggaacggataactttttttcgaTCTATTcgtgtccgttagacgtccgttcgaCATCCGTTCATATCCGTTTCATGTCAATTCAGTGTCTGGCTTATCCGCAGACGTTCGTTTTGTCCGATGGAAAGTTTTTAGCTTGtttaaaactttgaacggacgtcccaTAAATGAAGGGTCCGTTGCACATCCGGTCGTCGTCCATTATTGACGGTACTTGTCCGTTCCAGTTCCGTTTTGTATCCATCACTCTTCCGTTATACATGCATTGGAGGTCCAGTAGACCATTTCATCAACGGACTTCCAACGGACGTACAACAGTAGTCCGGATGACGGACAGATGGATAACGGATAAATGTCAATTAAAAATTTCGGTTGATAAATACCAAGTATGGTCATTCAGATTTCTTGAGTGTCGTTCACTTTTATTCTTCATGATGGATCTTGGAGTAAGAGCATGTCTTCACTGATCGTGGAGTAAGAGCATGTCTTCACTGATCGTGGAGTAAGAGCATGTCTTCACTGATCGTGGAGTAAGAGCATGTTTTCACTGATCGTGGAGTAAGAGCATGTCGTCACTGATCTTGGAGTAAGAGCATGTCTTCACTGATCGTGGAGTAAGAGCATGTCTTCACTGATCGTGGAGTAAGAGCATGTCGTCACTGATCGTGGAGTAAGAGCATGTCGTCACTGATCGTGGAGTAAGAGCATGTCGTCACTGATCGTGGAGTAAGAGCATGTCGTCACTGATCGTGGAGTAAGAGCATGTCGTCACTGATCGTGGAGTAAGAGCATGTCTTCACTGATCGTGGAGTAAGAGCATGTCTTCACTGATCGTGGAGTAAGAGCATGTCTTCACTGATCGTGGAGCAAGAGCATGTCTTCACTGATCGTGGAGCAAGAGCATGTCTTCACTGATCGTGGAGCAAGAGCATGTCTTCACTGATCGTGGAGCAAGAGCATGTCTTCACTGATCGTGGAGTAAGAGCATGTCTTCACTGATCTTGGCGTAAGAGCATGTCTTCACTGATCTTGGAGTAAGAGCATGTCGTCACTGATCGTGGCGTAAGAGCATGTCGTCACTGATCGTGGAGTAAGAGCATGTCTTCACTGATCGTGGAGTAAGAGCATGTCATCTTGGAGTAAGAGCATGTCTTCACTGATCGTGGAGTAAGAGCATGTCTTCACTGATCGTGGAGTAAGAGCATGTCTTCACTGATCGTGGAGTAAGAGCATGTCTTCACTGATCTTGGAGTAAGAGCATGTCTTCACTGATCTTGGAGTAAGAGCATGTCTTCACTGATCGTGGAGTAAGAGCATGTCTTCACTGATCGATGAGTAAGAGCATGTCTTCACTGATCGTGGAGTAAGAGCATGTCTTCACTGATCTTGGAGTAAGAGCATGTCGTCACTGATCGTGGAGTAAGAGCATGTCTTCACTGATCGTGGAGTAAGAGCATGTCGTCACTGATCGTGGAGTAAGAGCATGTCTTCACTGATCGTGGCGTAAGAGCATGTCGTCACTGATCGTGGAGTAAGAGCATGTCGTCACTGATCGTGGAGTAAGAGCATGTCTTCACTGATCTTGGAGTAAGAGCATGTCTTCGCTATTAGGCAGCTCATATTCAGGACAGATTTAGACTGAAATTAAATGTAGCAAATATAAATCTACTATAAAACAGTTACacgtaaacttttaaaatatttttaattcatgtGTATGATATTTAGATGTATTATCTTCATACGTTTTATCTTTTGCTTTTCTGTGTATTTTGATGTTGTAAAAACCTCATTTCATCCTTTTAGATTATTGCTTCAAATTATAACTTCACAATCCTATTTAGAAATAGAAATATTGTTTTTGGACAGAtattggaattttgatatttttcttttattcattatcATAATTTTTACGTATCTAATAGGAATACAAGTAATTGAATTCTGAACTATCAATTTTCATCAATTCAAGataatgattttcaaaatttttcatattcaattaataaatttgttaatacAGATTAAATTCTTTACAATAACTATACTAGAGGGACGTTGAACAACAGTAAATAATCCAACAAACTTAAAAAcataaatgaataaacaaataagGAGCTATAAAAGTCATTACTTTTCCCTTGGAATTGCACAAGTAGAATAATTACTTAACCCTTTCAAAATTAATCAGAATGCTATCTGCAGTAATAATTGAACAGGTTAATAAAATCTAGACACTTTAATGCAGAGAAGTCACTTTTGATGTCATAAGCATGTTAAAACTGACATAATTGAAACACGAGGAACAGCCAAAATGATATCTTTCAGCAACATtaaaatctgattaaaatacatcttataaaaaatatattttggggTAAAGCTATCTATTGTTAATATCTAGATAATGACATTACGCGTATGTTTTACGAGAATCCGTTACTTTGAATTGAATTCAAAAATTAACCttcatatcaaaattaaattttacctTAGTGATAACTAAAAAGTCCACAGGTTATTCaagaaaaactttttttcatgGTCTTATTAGCATCAAAAGTAATTATATGAAATGAATGCTTCCTTTTGTAATTTCATTGGAGTGTAATAGTGCGTCATACACAATGTGCTTCAGTCATTAATTTTACACcctaataaaaatacaaaaacaaaaacactgaagtTTCGTATTACGAAGTTCACAATGTAATTCTTCTGCTTTCTTAAATTATAAGATTTTACAGTAGAAGAAAGAAGTTATTTCATAtaacattttaacagaatttgaAACACAATCGGTATCTTATTTTGAAATACATAGATCTTTGAAGTACCTCATAAAAAAAACTCTGTTGCCTGTTACTTCAACCCTTTTTACAAAATTCTGTTACAAATTAATGGGAAAAAAAGTTACTAAGACATCTGTTTGTCAAGTTTACAATTTATGAAGAGAACTCTCAAATGTCAGTTATTGTTTAAAATCATGTCAAAACCCATAAATTTACAAACATACTGACACTTTTCTATTTCCCATTTGTTATATCacttattttagaattttatatttagaatatttataaCCAAGGATTACATTTTAATAGTATCTTCAACCACACATAATACAGAAATGAACAAAAGCCACCTGACGGTTAGATATCTGTTTTGGTCAATCAACAAATAGAAGAATTATTGAAAAAGAGCTGGTCAGTGATTTGAGATTTCCAGATCCATATTACACCATTATATTATTAACAGTGCTACAAACACAGCGTACTAGAGGCTCTCACTCAAAATTCAATGACGAAACTTAATGATGATACTTAAACAATTGAAATCATTGATGAACATGTCGCATTAAGGAATTGGATTGGATATTACTGGGTGTAAAAATTTCTACATGCGTAAAACTTATTAATCAGAGTGACGTATAATGATTGACAGACTCATATATAAGGAAAAAATCAAAGTTATGTTTGTaaaatcttaaaatcattttatacAGAGAGGAAAAGTACATGATTCCAAACCAATTGTGAGAAATgtataaaactttgaaaaataatcGAATCTTGATCCAAGTTAGAAATATAGAATTTGGAAAACAAGTAAGATGCCAATACTTTTATAACTGGTAAGAAAATTTTTTGCATTTCAagtttaatgaacatttttattatgAGAGAAACAACCATGTTTAGGGAAAATATAACGGAAAACATCACCATAACAACATCCATCATTCCTGAGATTGGAGGAGACCCACCAAGACGACCAACATTGCAAGAAATTCTTATGGCATATTCAGAATATGTCTGGGCAGTGAATCTCGGAACTTATGTTTTCCCCATTATAATAGGACTAGGAACAATTGGTAACGTTTTGAGTTTTCTCATTATGATCCGCAGAACCATGATTATAACTCCAACATGCTTTTACATGGCAATATTGGCCATCTCCGACACTACCATTCTGTACGTAGACTGTCTTAGGAAGTGGGTTTTCCTTATGTATGGGGAAGATGCCTGGAACATCAATACAGCAGCATGTCGGGCTTTCTATTATCTGAGTTATTCTTCATTTCACTATTCAGTATGGATTATTGTTGCAATGACTACAGAAAGATTTTTTGCAATTCGGTACCCACTAAAATTTTTGACGGTTGGAAgcataagaaaaacaaaagtgGCGTGTCTTATTATTCTAATTTGTGTTTTGCTTCTCAATTGCCAGTTTACTTGGTCAGTGAAAATAACGGAGAAAGGAACGTGTGTGCCAGAAGAAAATTATGTAAACTTTCACAAAGACGTTATGCCTTGGATAGATGCCGTATTCTATTCATTTCTACCATTTGTAATATTAATCACATTTAATGTGTTAATTATTTGTTCCTTCAGAAAGGCCCACAGAAGACAGAAAACTCTCCATGGCAACCCTACTTCAAATAAATCTGCATCTCACAATCGCTCATCTATAAACCACAGAATGACAGCTATGTTGTTGTCAGTGACTTTTACTTTCATTATAATGACTGCTCCAAAGACAATTTTATTCTGTATAAGGAATGAAGTTTTCATGTTTCTTAAGTATAACACATATGACTTCCAAGAGATTGCACTGTACACGCTAATAACTCGAATTGCTGACTTGTGCATGTATACAAATCATGCAATTAATTTCTTTCTTTATTGTGTAAGTGGACAGAGATTCAGAAAAGAAATGAAACAGCTGTTTTTATGTCGCAAATCCCGCAGTGCAAGTCTGTCGCTATATTCATCAAAATTTCCGCCATCATCTCGTTACCAAACAATGCAGACAGTCAGCAGGGGATCATATGAAAATGACAATGGACTAGAATCCTATCACACAATGCGCACTGTCAGCAGTAATTTGGGATCAAACAATAATGAAAATTGCCAGGATGTTAATGAACAAAATGAACGTGAAAACAGCCTGTGAGTAAATCACATGTTATAAATCATTGTATCTAATCATTAAAATACACCATTATCTTAATCCATTTGACTTTTATTTCTTAcagttttgttcaaattgacATCTGGTGATTACAGCACATCATTAAAGACTGTTTCATACCTTTAATGTAGACAATAAAAAGTTTCATAGttattaattttgaataatgactTAATATTTCTGCATGACGTTTGGTGACAAGAGCCTAATAATACCCTTATAAATTGGTAAACAAACATTAGAGTAGTATAGAGGttaaaagcaaaaatgaaagCTCCATATTATTCGATTGAAATTGTTATTTCGCCAACagagtttgttttaaattatatgttataGCTGTGAACATTTTTGGTTTAATGATATATACATCTTTCAGAGGTATCCAGATCGTTTCTGCAATATTTTTagatcaaaatttaaaaagtttgagtGATGTATGATAActatgataaaagagggacgaaatataccaaagggacagtcaaactcataaataaaaaataaactgacaacgccatggctaaaaatgaaaaagacaaacagacaaacaatagtacacatgacacaacatagaaatctaaaaaataaacaacacgaacctcaccaaaaactaggggtgatctcaggtcctcctgaagggtaagcagatcctgctccacatgttgcatccgtcgtgttgcttatgtgataacaaatccggtaaatagtctaattcggtaggtcacattcatgaaagggaaggggattgtagttacgacgtaagaaacatatccgatttcatttgtgaaacggttattccataacggtcaaccaactcgtgatggcgtccgtaaaatttacgaagggatgatttcaacttcaccatttggaactcttggtttaatggcttccttgtgagcagcaaccatctatcaagaaaataatgataggaaatgcaagcacgggaatatcgtatcaatagaccactttcgagttcatccgtcaccggaaaaaaatcGTCAactatacgcgcctttatgacgtcatttaccagatagagggggttgcctgtatccctgcactatttacgttgttcatcaagcgtcttagtgatcgtcattgtgcaggataaactagaaataatggttgttctgtaggtacttaatgacaattctctaatgacagcaatgctgattgtcaattttgagaattcaatttgccgaataattcgtacaatatagaattatagttttccaaccactcgctcaacattggaatggaagtgacgacgcccctaaacgcataaatgacgttcactaaaaccagagtttttgacgtaaatgcatcgaactcgaaagttgtctgttgggacatatataccccgtatgcaggtgctgctggaatgttgctacttagaaatggaaagttcacaactggaaagctgaaatcatctcttgtgtcgtaaagttttgtttcagccgaccctcattgtcaatttctagatgaaagtcaagatataaggccgacttaactgtatctgtagtatcctttatccttagtaaaaatataaattacgATATTGTAGCATGTAACGCTTATTTTGTTTTCCGATACTTTATATACCAAGACTGTAATCAAATTTTTACTGAACTAAAAAATAATCCGTGAATTTCTGTGGCTTGAATTTTGAGAAATTCAGGATGCATGCAAATTTGTATCAATATGTTTTCAAGTGTATTTTATACCTTTATAGttctttttcaaattgttttatttgatattatctcaaaaatatacacatttcacttttttttaaaagtctttaTATGCAGCTCAATGAGCTCAAAATGCATTGAAAAAAGTTCTTACTTGGTAAAACAACTGTCCATAGAACTGGATTTTCAAAACTGTCACTTGCGTAGACGCTTGTCCATGTTAGAACACTAGATGGTTATAAACTCAACATATTCATCTTACTTTATATGAGAATATGAATTTggaacaataaataaaataatcaactATGTAAAGTCGAGAGCCGTTTAGAGTAAGaggtttgacatttttttctgaaacccAGTAACATTATCTCGAGGAGGAGGAAAATAAGAAACATGAGACATAGAAAACTGCTCAACATCTGGtgtctatacatgtattatataaaacAAGTTGAAGGTCCTGCTGTAAAGATATAGCTTAATCCAAGAAGTCACTTGttaatacagatttttttaaaagaggagcgaaagataaaagatggacagtcaaactcatagatcgaaaataaactgacaacgcctggatAACAATGTTTAAGACAAACAGAGAAATAATaatatacatgacacaacatagaaaattagaaactaagcaacacgagccccaccaaaaCTGGGGTGGTCTCA carries:
- the LOC139518357 gene encoding probable G-protein coupled receptor 139; this encodes MNIFIMRETTMFRENITENITITTSIIPEIGGDPPRRPTLQEILMAYSEYVWAVNLGTYVFPIIIGLGTIGNVLSFLIMIRRTMIITPTCFYMAILAISDTTILYVDCLRKWVFLMYGEDAWNINTAACRAFYYLSYSSFHYSVWIIVAMTTERFFAIRYPLKFLTVGSIRKTKVACLIILICVLLLNCQFTWSVKITEKGTCVPEENYVNFHKDVMPWIDAVFYSFLPFVILITFNVLIICSFRKAHRRQKTLHGNPTSNKSASHNRSSINHRMTAMLLSVTFTFIIMTAPKTILFCIRNEVFMFLKYNTYDFQEIALYTLITRIADLCMYTNHAINFFLYCVSGQRFRKEMKQLFLCRKSRSASLSLYSSKFPPSSRYQTMQTVSRGSYENDNGLESYHTMRTVSSNLGSNNNENCQDVNEQNERENSL